The nucleotide sequence CAGCCCGGGGACTTGGTGTTTTTCACCGGGACCTACGACGCGTCCGACACCGTCACCCACGTCGGGATTTACCTCGGCAACGGCCAAATGCTGAGCGCGGACAATGCGGGAGTGGGCGTTCGCTCGATTACGTCGGGATATTGGCGCGACCATCTGTACGGATTCGGGCGGGTGCGCTGAACAGCACGGAAAAAACGAAGCTCAACTTTACCAAAGGATGCCCGGACAGCTCTCGGCCGTCCGGGCATCCTTTTTCATTCAAGGGGCAATCATTTCGTTAGCGCTATAGCATCTAGGCGATAGTCGTCAGGGGTAAACAACCCTGTTCCGTCCTATTTACTCTCCTGCAAAAACCACATCCAAATCAATGACCAAATCCTCAAACAAACCGACACGCAGTCGATCGCCCTGGCCGTAAACGGCATCCAACTCGAAACGTCCATCCAGGTTCAAACGGAAGACCTCTACGGTACTGTTCACGGGTTCCACAATCCAATACTCTTTGACGCCCGCCCGCTCATAAAGCTTGTACTTGATCCATCGATCCTTCTTGCCCGTGGACGGTGAAAGGATTTCCACGATTAAATCCGGACTTCCGGCGCATCCCCGTTCATCTAGTTTCGCCGTATCACAAATGACACTGAGATCGGGCTGAACAACGTCAAAGATCTCATCGTCCCCTTTTGTTTCTGCAAAGAGTCTCACGTCAAAAGGTGCGACAAAGGCTTCACAAGGTTTGCCCCGGAGGTACGAAGTGAACTCCGCCGCCAGTTGACCCAGAATGAACTGATGCCTCCGGGACGGGGACGGAGACATATCGTAGGGTACGCCATCGATGAGCTCCCAACGCTTATCATCTAGCCAATTTAAATAATCTTCGTAATTGTACCTGCGATCCGGTTGGTGTACCGATGAACTCAATCGACTCACCCTTTCGCCAGCTCCAAATTCGGGAAACCGCGCGACCCCCGATAAGACCAGGCGATAAAAGAAACGGACGATCGACACTACCCGACCGTCCCCGTTAGACCGTCATTGCGTGGTGGGCGGTGACGGGATCGAACCGCCGACCCC is from Kyrpidia tusciae DSM 2912 and encodes:
- a CDS encoding Uma2 family endonuclease translates to MSRLSSSVHQPDRRYNYEDYLNWLDDKRWELIDGVPYDMSPSPSRRHQFILGQLAAEFTSYLRGKPCEAFVAPFDVRLFAETKGDDEIFDVVQPDLSVICDTAKLDERGCAGSPDLIVEILSPSTGKKDRWIKYKLYERAGVKEYWIVEPVNSTVEVFRLNLDGRFELDAVYGQGDRLRVGLFEDLVIDLDVVFAGE